Proteins found in one Arachis stenosperma cultivar V10309 chromosome 8, arast.V10309.gnm1.PFL2, whole genome shotgun sequence genomic segment:
- the LOC130946232 gene encoding uncharacterized protein LOC130946232, whose translation MASDNNPPFSSVDIQALASLVNQINLMQSNATRTQSNPALNPASPYFLHPGENSGSSLLSTPLVGNNYQIWEKAMWRTLTSKNKLGFVNGSIKKPERGTALFEAWKRSNTYVVSLINQSLSPEIAKSVVWINSAEKLLKELKHRYCHGDIYRIAELEEDLFATRQGELTITAYYTKLKEIWEELDNLCPIPICSRCSENCTCELNILRGYKKDSSVVGLLRGLNDQYSTVRSQIMLMKPLPKVDAIFSDLLQQERQFNINEIVEGKALITNARTDGGIIRGRDRGKGGRGGHGNYHKTGRGSKQCSHCGKNGHLIDTCYKKHGFPPHFKNGGASINNLVAEESDDNNNQSQ comes from the coding sequence atgGCGTCAGATAACAATCCACCGTTCTCTTCTGTAGACATTCAGGCTCTTGCAAGTTTAGTTAACCAGATCAATCTTATGCAATCGAATGCAACAAGAACGCAATCAAATCCTGCATTGAATCCAGCGAGTCCCTATTTTCTGCATCCCGGAGAAAATTCAGGTTCTTCTTTACTTTCGACTCCTTTAGTAGGAAACAATTATCAAATTTGGGAGAAAGCTATGTGGAGAACACTTACATCAAAGAATAAACTAGGATTTGTAAATGGATCAATTAAAAAACCTGAAAGAGGAACTGCGTTGTTTGAAGCATGGAAACGATCTAACACATATGTAGTTTCTTTGATTAATCAATCTTTAAGCCCTGAGATAGCTAAGAGTGTAGTGTGGATAAATTCCGCTGAGAAATTGTTGAAAGAATTAAAGCATAGGTACTGTCACGGAGACATATATAGAATTGCAGAACTAGAGGAAGATCTATTTGCTACAAGACAAGGAGAGTTAACAATTACTGCTTACTATACAAAATTGAAAGAGATTTGGGAAGAATTAGATAATTTGTGCCCGATTCCGATCTGTTCAAGATGTTCTGAAAACTGCACCTGTGAATTGAATATATTGAGAGGTTATAAGAAAGACTCGAGTGTTGTAGGACTCTTGCGTGGATTGAATGATCAATATTCTACTGTACGATCTCAAATCATGCTGATGAAACCATTGCCCAAAGTAGACGCAATTTTTTCTGATTTGCTTCAGCAAGAGAGGCAGTTTAACATAAATGAAATAGTTGAAGGGAAGGCATTGATAACCAATGCAAGAACTGATGGTGGAATTATTAGAGGAAGGGATAGAGGCAAAGGAGGTAGGGGAGGCCATGGCAATTATCACAAGACTGGAAGAGGTTCAAAACAGTGCAGTCATTGTGGCAAAAATGGCCATCTAATAGACACATGCTATAAAAAGCATGGATTCCCTCCTCATTTCAAGAATGGTGGTGCCTCTATTAACAATTTGGTTGCTGAAGAAAGTGATGATAACAACAATCAATCTCAATAA